In Blastocatellia bacterium, the following are encoded in one genomic region:
- a CDS encoding tryptophanase: MKTIIEPFRIKVVEPIRMTTREEREQYLREAGYNLFLIKSEHVIIDLLTDSGTAAMSSEQWAAMMRGDESYAGSASFYRFEAVVRDIFGFKHVIPTHQGRAAERILFSIMCRPGHVVPSNTHFDTTRANIEYVGAEAVDLPIPEFYKPSVYHPFKGNMDTDALRALIRRVGPERIPLVMLTVTNNSGGGQPVSMANIREVKAICAEYGIPLYLDACRFAENAYFIKLREEGYAEKSVREIAREMFSYADGCTMSAKKDGLANIGGFLCTNDDRLAQQEKDLLILTEGFPTYGGLAGRDLEAIAVGLQEVLDEDYLQYRFASTRYLGRHIAEAGVPIVQPPGGHAIYIDAGAMLPHIPPSQYPAQALAVELYREAGIRSVEIGSVMFGKPDPKTGEEIPAPMELVRLAIPRRVYTQSHIDYVIEAILEVYKRRETIRGYRIVWQAPFLRHFTARFEPL, translated from the coding sequence ATGAAGACCATCATTGAACCATTTCGGATCAAGGTCGTCGAGCCCATCCGCATGACGACGCGCGAAGAGCGGGAGCAATACTTGCGTGAGGCCGGCTACAACCTCTTTTTGATCAAGTCGGAGCACGTCATCATAGACCTTTTGACCGACAGCGGCACGGCGGCGATGAGCTCCGAGCAGTGGGCGGCCATGATGCGAGGAGATGAGTCGTATGCCGGGAGCGCGAGTTTTTATCGTTTCGAGGCCGTCGTCCGCGACATCTTTGGGTTCAAGCACGTCATCCCCACGCATCAGGGACGGGCGGCTGAGCGCATCCTCTTCTCCATCATGTGTCGGCCCGGGCACGTCGTGCCGAGCAACACGCATTTCGACACGACGCGGGCGAATATCGAATACGTCGGAGCCGAGGCCGTGGATCTGCCGATCCCCGAATTCTATAAGCCCTCGGTCTATCACCCCTTCAAGGGGAACATGGACACGGACGCGCTGCGCGCGCTGATTCGGCGCGTCGGGCCGGAGCGCATCCCGCTGGTCATGCTCACGGTGACGAACAATTCCGGTGGGGGGCAGCCCGTCTCCATGGCCAATATTCGCGAGGTGAAAGCCATCTGCGCCGAGTATGGCATTCCGCTCTATCTGGACGCCTGCCGCTTCGCCGAGAACGCCTATTTCATCAAGCTCCGCGAAGAAGGGTATGCCGAGAAGTCGGTTCGAGAGATCGCCCGCGAGATGTTCTCCTATGCGGATGGCTGCACGATGTCCGCGAAAAAAGATGGGCTGGCCAACATCGGCGGATTCCTGTGCACGAACGACGATCGGCTGGCGCAGCAAGAGAAGGATTTGCTCATCCTGACTGAGGGATTTCCCACATACGGGGGTTTAGCCGGCCGCGACCTGGAGGCGATTGCCGTGGGGTTGCAAGAGGTCCTCGATGAGGACTATCTGCAATATCGTTTCGCTTCGACGCGCTACTTGGGGCGACACATCGCCGAGGCCGGCGTTCCGATCGTGCAGCCGCCGGGCGGTCACGCCATCTACATTGATGCTGGGGCGATGCTCCCGCACATTCCTCCCTCACAATATCCCGCGCAAGCGCTCGCTGTCGAGCTCTATCGTGAGGCCGGGATTCGCTCGGTCGAGATCGGCTCGGTCATGTTCGGCAAGCCTGATCCGAAGACGGGGGAGGAGATCCCGGCACCGATGGAGCTGGTGCGGTTGGCGATCCCTCGCCGCGTCTACACGCAGAGTCACATTGACTACGTGATCGAGGCGATCCTGGAGGTCTACAAACGGCGCGAGACGATCCGCGGCTATCGCATCGTGTGGCAAGCGCCGTTCTTGCGCCATTTCACCGCGCGCTTCGAGCCCCTCTGA
- a CDS encoding energy transducer TonB codes for MGEMKELREITADVRRTHANERVPGEFPCLLEQRIRPDRRYVRIGIVLTILLHGSLFGYTLYDSYRTLSSWRSLIGLAIVSEPGRWQGIRLSDRTLLLAPLYYPPGLLVSSSDEEAKRRAEERRRRQEAERRLREHMEQMAQANEAALNLPKTWEELEQRVKDEARKLNIGPIRDAIVEIYRAKQEGRLAFQDISVAVSFRVQKDGTLADIALVEPSGIPQVDAAALMIVEEASRARILTPLVSAQSVTVKLVIAETTELRFIIVSPSEAGAAQLVSQLNGLLLLTRLNAGKLDPQAVAILSRLIITQQGRNIIASVKLPRAEATEMLKSRIGSEE; via the coding sequence GTGGGGGAGATGAAGGAGCTTCGGGAGATCACGGCTGATGTCCGGCGAACGCACGCGAATGAGCGCGTTCCGGGAGAGTTCCCGTGCCTTTTGGAACAGCGCATCCGACCGGATCGGCGATACGTGCGAATCGGCATCGTGCTGACCATCCTGTTGCATGGCTCGCTCTTCGGCTACACCCTCTATGATTCATATCGCACGCTCTCATCCTGGAGGAGTTTGATAGGATTAGCCATCGTGAGCGAGCCAGGGCGCTGGCAAGGAATACGGCTCTCGGATCGCACGCTTCTTCTGGCCCCGCTCTACTATCCGCCCGGACTCTTGGTTTCGTCCTCGGATGAGGAAGCGAAGCGCCGCGCCGAGGAACGGCGACGGCGTCAGGAGGCGGAGCGTCGCTTGCGCGAGCACATGGAGCAGATGGCGCAAGCGAACGAAGCCGCGCTCAATCTGCCGAAGACGTGGGAGGAACTGGAGCAACGGGTCAAGGACGAAGCGCGGAAGCTGAATATCGGGCCGATCCGCGACGCTATCGTCGAGATCTATCGCGCCAAGCAAGAGGGACGTCTCGCGTTCCAGGACATCAGCGTCGCTGTCTCCTTCCGCGTGCAGAAGGATGGCACGCTGGCGGACATCGCGCTTGTGGAGCCTTCGGGTATCCCGCAGGTGGATGCCGCCGCGTTGATGATCGTTGAGGAGGCGAGTCGCGCGCGTATTCTGACGCCGCTTGTGAGCGCTCAGTCGGTGACCGTGAAGCTCGTCATCGCGGAGACGACCGAATTGCGCTTCATCATCGTCTCGCCGTCGGAGGCGGGAGCTGCTCAGCTCGTCAGTCAGTTGAACGGATTGCTCCTGCTCACGCGCTTGAATGCGGGGAAATTGGATCCTCAAGCGGTGGCCATTCTCTCGCGCTTGATCATCACGCAGCAAGGGCGCAACATCATCGCCAGCGTGAAGCTCCCTCGCGCGGAAGCGACGGAGATGTTGAAGAGCCGTATTGGGTCCGAGGAGTGA
- a CDS encoding sigma 54-interacting transcriptional regulator, whose product MSNERTCMSIAPVEASRRIREMSVLVVAGTANRQAELGRVIERLGCQVTTADFLQLESLPIESKTFQLVVVDVERDLSPLGGTLARIEPQKVIALIPEGMREQGAWVMGMTFGRYVLKPVHPEELLQAVRDRLELVALQETATRLSDELRARYRIENIIGISRGAEMRRTFVRTFAGMRHPLFLSGERGVGKQMLAQTVHYSSPWAMAPFVLVDTAHVPASAISGLLFGDSGWIEGEVEPIGRGVTSLLGAGTVYITEASLVPLPLQYRLAAFLHEQQAAEAEGAASGPRFIFGSQWTPEQLRRKGLLVEDLYQLVREAHLGIEPLRARPEDIPYFVDYFVERICQRQQKEKRTLTDEALQALVRYAWPENVDELQRVLEVAVRRTVPPPIDIAHLPEPIGRPAPRVPKVPFPEEGIDFYELVEEFERGLIVEALRRTGGNQRRAARLLRLRETTLAAMRRRLNIAPDRV is encoded by the coding sequence ATGTCGAACGAACGAACATGCATGAGCATCGCGCCGGTTGAGGCCTCGCGCCGGATCCGAGAGATGTCGGTCTTGGTCGTCGCCGGGACGGCAAACCGTCAGGCCGAACTCGGGCGTGTGATCGAGCGGCTCGGATGCCAGGTGACGACGGCCGATTTCTTGCAGTTGGAGAGCTTGCCCATCGAGAGCAAGACGTTCCAACTCGTGGTTGTGGATGTGGAGCGGGATCTCTCGCCTCTTGGGGGAACGCTCGCGCGGATCGAGCCGCAGAAGGTCATTGCCCTCATTCCCGAGGGGATGCGGGAGCAAGGGGCGTGGGTCATGGGGATGACCTTCGGTCGCTACGTGCTCAAGCCGGTCCATCCCGAGGAGCTGCTTCAAGCTGTGCGCGATCGGTTGGAATTGGTGGCCTTGCAGGAGACGGCGACCCGCCTGAGCGACGAGCTGCGCGCGCGATATCGGATCGAGAATATCATCGGGATCAGTCGAGGGGCGGAGATGCGTCGCACGTTCGTTCGGACTTTCGCGGGCATGCGGCATCCGCTCTTTCTCTCCGGAGAGCGGGGCGTGGGCAAGCAGATGCTCGCGCAGACGGTGCATTACAGCAGCCCCTGGGCGATGGCGCCATTCGTCTTGGTGGACACGGCGCATGTCCCCGCGAGCGCAATCTCCGGGTTGCTCTTCGGCGATTCGGGATGGATCGAAGGAGAGGTCGAGCCGATCGGTCGTGGCGTGACGTCGCTATTGGGCGCAGGGACGGTTTATATCACGGAGGCGTCGCTCGTCCCCCTTCCGCTTCAATATCGCCTCGCGGCATTCCTTCACGAGCAACAGGCGGCTGAAGCGGAAGGCGCCGCTTCGGGACCTCGTTTCATCTTCGGCAGCCAATGGACGCCGGAGCAGTTGCGACGCAAGGGGTTGCTCGTCGAGGACCTCTATCAATTGGTGCGAGAGGCTCACTTGGGGATCGAGCCGTTGCGCGCTCGTCCGGAAGACATTCCCTATTTCGTGGACTACTTCGTGGAGCGCATTTGCCAACGACAGCAGAAGGAGAAGCGCACGCTGACGGATGAAGCGCTTCAGGCGCTCGTGCGTTATGCCTGGCCGGAGAACGTGGATGAGCTGCAGCGTGTCCTGGAAGTCGCTGTGCGTCGAACGGTCCCTCCACCCATCGATATCGCACACTTGCCAGAACCGATCGGACGTCCGGCGCCGCGTGTCCCCAAGGTTCCCTTCCCAGAGGAGGGGATCGACTTCTACGAGCTGGTGGAAGAGTTCGAGCGGGGACTGATCGTGGAAGCACTGCGACGGACTGGAGGGAATCAGCGCCGCGCGGCGCGGCTGTTGCGTTTGAGGGAAACGACGTTGGCCGCGATGCGGCGACGCCTGAACATAGCACCCGATCGGGTCTGA
- a CDS encoding alpha/beta hydrolase, with product MPFVRIPEGELYYRRVGTGPPLVLVNDWPFSHRYWEPLADQLARSYTVVAFDPRGIGRSRSFAQTAAHDVEAHAEDIHELITALDLGEVHVIAHALGAIPAVLSLHLHPQNVRTLTLLNPMLGPTLSPRVEKYIASAQLLLLLRQLAAVPLVRSLLFRGYALGRLPKAYRRILAEDLLQVDVRAAWEMVHSATEEITLRRFCAALFECARPILLVACRQDGWSSVETARWLFERIHAGRLVTMASPAHFPMLETPERLSDVLTEFYKKAGA from the coding sequence ATGCCGTTCGTTCGAATTCCTGAGGGCGAACTGTATTACCGCCGTGTGGGGACGGGACCGCCGCTAGTCCTCGTCAACGATTGGCCGTTCTCCCATCGGTATTGGGAACCATTGGCCGATCAGTTGGCGCGCTCCTATACTGTTGTCGCGTTCGATCCGCGCGGCATCGGGCGTAGCCGATCCTTTGCGCAGACGGCCGCTCACGACGTTGAAGCTCACGCCGAGGACATACACGAGTTGATCACGGCGCTTGATCTGGGCGAGGTGCATGTGATCGCCCATGCACTCGGTGCGATCCCGGCGGTGTTATCTCTCCATCTCCATCCACAGAATGTGCGCACGCTGACGCTCCTCAATCCGATGTTGGGACCGACGCTCTCTCCGCGCGTGGAGAAATACATCGCGTCGGCGCAGTTGCTGCTGCTGTTGCGACAGCTCGCCGCCGTGCCGCTTGTCCGCTCCCTCCTCTTTCGAGGATATGCCTTGGGTCGGCTCCCGAAGGCGTATCGACGCATCCTCGCCGAAGATCTTCTGCAGGTGGACGTGCGCGCTGCTTGGGAGATGGTGCACTCGGCGACGGAGGAGATCACTTTGCGCCGATTCTGCGCCGCCCTCTTCGAATGCGCGCGCCCTATTCTGCTGGTGGCCTGTCGCCAAGACGGCTGGTCCTCGGTCGAGACAGCGCGCTGGCTCTTCGAGCGGATTCACGCCGGACGGCTCGTGACGATGGCGTCTCCGGCCCATTTCCCCATGCTCGAAACTCCGGAGCGGTTGAGCGATGTGCTCACCGAGTTTTACAAAAAGGCCGGCGCGTGA
- a CDS encoding 3-isopropylmalate dehydrogenase, whose product MVTRIAVIPGDGIGVEVTREAVRVLEAAAEAYGLALEMTHFDWGAEKYLREGIGLPEGAVEMLQREYDAILAGAFGDPRIPDHRHAREILLGLRVQLDLFVNLRPVKLLDERLTPLKGRTPDDIDFVIVRENTEGAYVDVGGVFKKGTLEEVAIQEEITTRRGTERIIVAAFEYARRQRRRRVTLVDKSNVLRYGHGLWQRVFWEVAERYPEIEATHQYVDAMALRMVQDPASCDVIVTTNMFGDILSDLGAALIGGLGLAPSGNIHPGRISLFEPVHGTAPELAGKGVANPMGAILTAAMLLDYVGAEEAARAIERAVVATIQAGEVTRDLGGSLSTEDVGRAIAARVRARTL is encoded by the coding sequence ATGGTCACGCGTATTGCCGTCATTCCGGGGGATGGGATCGGCGTCGAGGTGACGCGCGAGGCCGTGCGTGTGTTGGAGGCCGCGGCCGAAGCGTACGGTCTCGCGCTGGAGATGACGCATTTCGATTGGGGGGCGGAGAAGTATCTGCGCGAAGGGATCGGATTGCCCGAAGGAGCCGTCGAGATGCTCCAGCGGGAATATGACGCAATCTTGGCGGGCGCCTTCGGCGATCCGCGCATTCCGGACCATCGGCACGCGCGGGAGATCTTGCTCGGCTTGCGCGTGCAGTTGGATCTGTTTGTGAACTTACGGCCGGTGAAGTTGCTGGATGAGCGCCTGACGCCGCTCAAGGGGCGGACGCCGGACGACATCGATTTCGTCATCGTGCGGGAGAACACCGAGGGCGCGTACGTGGACGTCGGCGGCGTGTTCAAAAAGGGAACGCTCGAGGAAGTGGCCATTCAAGAGGAGATCACGACGCGGCGGGGAACGGAGCGAATCATCGTCGCGGCCTTCGAGTATGCGCGGCGGCAGCGACGACGGCGCGTCACGCTCGTGGACAAATCGAACGTGTTGCGCTATGGACATGGGTTGTGGCAGCGCGTGTTTTGGGAAGTGGCCGAGCGCTATCCCGAGATCGAGGCGACGCACCAATACGTGGACGCGATGGCGCTACGAATGGTGCAAGATCCGGCTTCCTGCGATGTGATCGTGACGACGAACATGTTCGGGGACATCCTGAGCGATCTCGGCGCAGCGCTCATCGGTGGCTTAGGATTGGCGCCGTCGGGGAACATCCACCCGGGGCGCATCTCGCTCTTCGAGCCGGTGCACGGGACGGCGCCGGAGTTGGCGGGAAAGGGTGTGGCCAATCCGATGGGCGCGATCCTCACGGCGGCGATGCTGTTGGACTATGTGGGGGCGGAAGAGGCGGCGCGCGCCATCGAGCGGGCTGTCGTCGCGACGATCCAAGCGGGTGAGGTCACGCGCGATCTCGGCGGCTCTCTCTCGACCGAAGATGTCGGACGCGCCATCGCCGCGCGCGTGCGCGCTCGCACCTTGTGA
- a CDS encoding M28 family peptidase produces MKTRQLLIAVIVSLAACSTNSSSTTVVQERSATTPAPTEFSGERAFEHVRRLVELGPRPVGSEAHARMRAYIVAELKACGLNVRVQEFRAQTPLGEKTMFNLIAERAGASEDVIILASHYDTKLFTDFSFVGANDGGSSTGALLELARVLAARPETPRYTFWFVFFDGEEAFVSWSPTDGKYGSRYMVEQLERSGQLSRIRALILLDMIGDKDLDIVRDAYSTRWLQDIFWETARELGYERHFTNRETFVDDDHVPFLQKGVPAVDLIDFNYGLWNRYWHTAEDTLEKVSPRSLKIVGDVVLRALPRIEAALATSGRR; encoded by the coding sequence ATGAAAACCCGTCAACTCTTGATCGCAGTGATCGTGTCTCTGGCCGCCTGCTCGACGAATTCCTCTTCCACGACAGTGGTCCAGGAACGATCGGCGACGACGCCTGCTCCGACGGAATTCAGCGGCGAGCGCGCGTTCGAACATGTCCGCCGGTTGGTCGAATTGGGGCCGCGGCCTGTCGGCAGTGAGGCGCACGCGCGCATGCGCGCTTACATCGTAGCCGAATTGAAGGCCTGCGGCTTGAACGTTCGAGTGCAGGAATTTCGGGCGCAGACGCCGCTTGGGGAGAAGACCATGTTCAACCTCATCGCCGAGCGCGCCGGCGCGAGCGAAGATGTGATCATCCTGGCTAGCCATTACGATACGAAGCTCTTCACCGATTTCTCCTTCGTGGGGGCGAACGACGGGGGATCCAGCACGGGAGCGCTCCTGGAGCTGGCGCGCGTGCTCGCCGCGCGACCGGAGACCCCACGATACACGTTCTGGTTCGTCTTCTTCGATGGGGAGGAGGCGTTTGTCTCGTGGTCGCCAACGGACGGCAAATATGGGAGCCGGTACATGGTGGAGCAGCTGGAGCGGAGCGGGCAGCTCTCTCGAATTCGCGCGCTCATTTTGCTGGATATGATCGGCGACAAAGACTTGGACATCGTGCGCGACGCATACTCGACCCGTTGGCTTCAAGACATCTTCTGGGAGACAGCGCGAGAACTCGGCTACGAGCGACATTTCACGAATCGCGAGACGTTCGTGGACGACGACCACGTCCCCTTCTTGCAGAAGGGCGTGCCGGCAGTGGACCTCATTGACTTCAACTATGGGTTGTGGAATCGGTATTGGCATACGGCCGAGGATACGCTCGAAAAAGTGAGCCCGCGGAGTTTGAAGATCGTGGGTGATGTGGTGCTGCGGGCGCTGCCGCGCATCGAAGCCGCGCTCGCGACATCGGGGAGACGGTGA
- a CDS encoding glutaredoxin family protein yields MGERVRVVMYTKPGCHLCEEAERILATVDCADLFDLEIVNIERDEELRRQYGEQIPVIFIGGIKAFKYRVDPREFCRKVRRLSARAR; encoded by the coding sequence ATGGGCGAGCGGGTACGTGTGGTTATGTATACCAAGCCAGGATGCCATCTCTGCGAGGAAGCTGAGCGCATCCTCGCGACCGTGGACTGCGCTGACCTGTTCGATCTGGAGATCGTCAACATCGAACGAGATGAAGAGCTGCGTCGCCAATACGGGGAGCAGATCCCCGTCATCTTCATCGGTGGGATCAAGGCGTTCAAGTATCGCGTAGATCCGCGCGAGTTTTGTCGCAAGGTGCGCCGACTTTCAGCGCGAGCGAGGTGA